A single Pan troglodytes isolate AG18354 chromosome 19, NHGRI_mPanTro3-v2.0_pri, whole genome shotgun sequence DNA region contains:
- the CD300LF gene encoding CMRF35-like molecule 1 isoform X4 produces the protein MPLLTLYLLLFWLSGYSIATQITGPTTVNGLERGSLTVQCVYRSGWETYLKWWCRGAIWYDCKILVKTTGSEQEVKRDRVSIKDNQKNRTFTVTMEDLMKTDADTYWCGIEKTGNDLGVTVQVTIDPAPVTQEETSSSPTLTGHHLDNRHKLLKLSVLLPLIFTILLLLSVAASLLAWRMMKRQQKGTAAPGGRPLLCRPDPAAGRNLPAKGYHEAFLCPG, from the exons ATGCCCCTGCTGACACTCTACCTGCTCCTCTTCTGGCTCTCAG GCTACTCCATTGCCACTCAAATCACCGGTCCAACAACAGTGAATGGCTTGGAGCGGGGCTCCTTGACCGTGCAGTGTGTTTACAGATCAGGCTGGGAGACCTACTTGAAGTGGTGGTGTCGAGGAGCTATTTGGTATGACTGCAAGATCCTTGTTAAAACCACTGGATCAGAGCAGGAGGTGAAGAGGGACCGGGTGTCCATCAAGGACAATCAGAAAAACCGCACGTTCACTGTGACCATGGAGGATCTCATGAAAACTGATGCTGACACTTACTGGTGTGGAATTGAGAAAACTGGAAATGACCTTGGGGTCACAGTTCAAGTGACCATTGACCCAG CACCAGTCACCCAAGAAGAAACTAGCAGCTCCCCAACTCTGACCGGCCACCACTTGGACAACAG GCACAAGCTCCTGAAGCTCAGTGTCCTCCTGCCCCTCATCTTCACCATATTGCTGCTGCTTTCGGTGGCCGCCTCACTCTTGGCTTGGAGGATGATGAAGCGCCAGCAGAAAG GTACTGCAGCCCCTGGAGGGCGACCTCTGCTATGCAGACCTGACCCTGCAGCTGGCCGGAACCTCCCCGCGAAAGGCTACCACGAAGCTTTCCTCTGCCCAGGTTGA
- the CD300LF gene encoding CMRF35-like molecule 1 isoform X3, translating to MPLLTLYLLLFWLSGYSIATQITGPTTVNGLERGSLTVQCVYRSGWETYLKWWCRGAIWYDCKILVKTTGSEQEVKRDRVSIKDNQKNRTFTVTMEDLMKTDADTYWCGIEKTGNDLGVTVQVTIDPAPTPAPTTPTSTTFTAPVTQEETSSSPTLTGHHLDNRHKLLKLSVLLPLIFTILLLLSVAASLLAWRMMKRQQKGTAAPGGRPLLCRPDPAAGRNLPAKGYHEAFLCPG from the exons ATGCCCCTGCTGACACTCTACCTGCTCCTCTTCTGGCTCTCAG GCTACTCCATTGCCACTCAAATCACCGGTCCAACAACAGTGAATGGCTTGGAGCGGGGCTCCTTGACCGTGCAGTGTGTTTACAGATCAGGCTGGGAGACCTACTTGAAGTGGTGGTGTCGAGGAGCTATTTGGTATGACTGCAAGATCCTTGTTAAAACCACTGGATCAGAGCAGGAGGTGAAGAGGGACCGGGTGTCCATCAAGGACAATCAGAAAAACCGCACGTTCACTGTGACCATGGAGGATCTCATGAAAACTGATGCTGACACTTACTGGTGTGGAATTGAGAAAACTGGAAATGACCTTGGGGTCACAGTTCAAGTGACCATTGACCCAG CTCCGACTCCTGCCCCCACCACGCCTACCTCCACTACGTTTACAGCACCAGTCACCCAAGAAGAAACTAGCAGCTCCCCAACTCTGACCGGCCACCACTTGGACAACAG GCACAAGCTCCTGAAGCTCAGTGTCCTCCTGCCCCTCATCTTCACCATATTGCTGCTGCTTTCGGTGGCCGCCTCACTCTTGGCTTGGAGGATGATGAAGCGCCAGCAGAAAG GTACTGCAGCCCCTGGAGGGCGACCTCTGCTATGCAGACCTGACCCTGCAGCTGGCCGGAACCTCCCCGCGAAAGGCTACCACGAAGCTTTCCTCTGCCCAGGTTGA
- the CD300LF gene encoding CMRF35-like molecule 1 isoform X6: MWLPQLDLMRVISAKSQGYSIATQITGPTTVNGLERGSLTVQCVYRSGWETYLKWWCRGAIWYDCKILVKTTGSEQEVKRDRVSIKDNQKNRTFTVTMEDLMKTDADTYWCGIEKTGNDLGVTVQVTIDPAPTPAPTTPTSTTFTAPVTQEETSSSPTLTGHHLDNRHKLLKLSVLLPLIFTILLLLSVAASLLAWRMMKRQQKGTAAPGGRPLLCRPDPAAGRNLPAKGYHEAFLCPG; encoded by the exons ATGTGGCTGCCTCAGCTCGACCTCATGAGGGTCATCAGTGCTAAGAGTCAAG GCTACTCCATTGCCACTCAAATCACCGGTCCAACAACAGTGAATGGCTTGGAGCGGGGCTCCTTGACCGTGCAGTGTGTTTACAGATCAGGCTGGGAGACCTACTTGAAGTGGTGGTGTCGAGGAGCTATTTGGTATGACTGCAAGATCCTTGTTAAAACCACTGGATCAGAGCAGGAGGTGAAGAGGGACCGGGTGTCCATCAAGGACAATCAGAAAAACCGCACGTTCACTGTGACCATGGAGGATCTCATGAAAACTGATGCTGACACTTACTGGTGTGGAATTGAGAAAACTGGAAATGACCTTGGGGTCACAGTTCAAGTGACCATTGACCCAG CTCCGACTCCTGCCCCCACCACGCCTACCTCCACTACGTTTACAGCACCAGTCACCCAAGAAGAAACTAGCAGCTCCCCAACTCTGACCGGCCACCACTTGGACAACAG GCACAAGCTCCTGAAGCTCAGTGTCCTCCTGCCCCTCATCTTCACCATATTGCTGCTGCTTTCGGTGGCCGCCTCACTCTTGGCTTGGAGGATGATGAAGCGCCAGCAGAAAG GTACTGCAGCCCCTGGAGGGCGACCTCTGCTATGCAGACCTGACCCTGCAGCTGGCCGGAACCTCCCCGCGAAAGGCTACCACGAAGCTTTCCTCTGCCCAGGTTGA